One part of the Parabacteroides distasonis ATCC 8503 genome encodes these proteins:
- a CDS encoding DUF2027 domain-containing protein, which translates to MSIQIGDKVRFLNSVGGGVVRGFRGKDQVLVEDEDGFEVPALIKECVVVGGNDMQVHSSNRPKVQAPVETPSPKKPEPKEEKVEETPEGERLNVYLAYLPVDPKAFQQCGYETYFVNDSNYYLFFNYMNRTNNSWTSRYNGIIEPNTKIFLEEFGKPELNDLERICVQLIAFKKDKPYSLKNAVSVELRLDTVKFYKLHCFMENDFFEEDALIYPIIRNDLPERELLVSAAELKEAMQQKVREERRVPRQIVKKKPTNSAILEIDLHITELLDNTNGLSNADMLTYQLGKFREVMDQYALNNGQKIVFIHGKGDGVLRKAIEKDLKTRYKQHYFQDASFREYGFGATMVTIKADTSKHGH; encoded by the coding sequence ATGAGTATTCAAATAGGTGATAAAGTTCGCTTCCTGAATAGTGTGGGAGGTGGAGTCGTACGTGGATTCCGTGGAAAGGACCAAGTGTTGGTTGAGGATGAGGATGGGTTTGAGGTTCCTGCCTTGATCAAGGAATGTGTCGTGGTTGGGGGCAATGATATGCAAGTGCATAGCTCGAATCGCCCGAAAGTACAGGCTCCGGTAGAGACTCCTTCCCCAAAGAAGCCTGAACCCAAAGAGGAAAAGGTCGAGGAGACACCGGAGGGAGAGCGTCTGAATGTGTATCTGGCTTATCTCCCGGTCGATCCGAAGGCGTTTCAGCAATGTGGCTATGAGACGTATTTCGTGAATGATAGCAATTACTATTTGTTCTTCAATTATATGAACCGAACGAATAATAGCTGGACAAGTCGTTATAACGGGATTATTGAGCCGAATACGAAAATATTCCTAGAGGAGTTCGGTAAGCCGGAGTTGAATGATCTGGAAAGGATCTGCGTGCAACTGATCGCTTTCAAGAAGGATAAACCCTATTCGTTGAAAAACGCCGTATCTGTAGAGTTGCGCTTGGATACGGTTAAGTTCTACAAGCTTCACTGCTTTATGGAGAATGATTTCTTTGAGGAGGATGCCTTGATTTATCCGATTATCCGCAATGACTTGCCCGAGAGAGAACTATTGGTCTCTGCGGCGGAGTTGAAGGAAGCTATGCAGCAAAAGGTTCGTGAGGAACGTAGGGTTCCCCGGCAAATCGTGAAAAAGAAGCCGACGAATAGCGCTATCCTTGAGATCGATTTGCATATAACCGAATTGTTGGATAATACGAATGGATTGAGCAATGCGGATATGCTGACGTACCAGTTGGGAAAATTCCGTGAGGTGATGGATCAGTACGCTCTTAATAACGGACAGAAGATTGTCTTTATCCATGGAAAAGGCGATGGCGTACTGCGTAAGGCGATCGAGAAGGATTTGAAGACCCGTTATAAGCAACATTATTTTCAAGATGCTTCTTTCCGCGAATATGGCTTTGGTGCGACGATGGTAACGATTAAGGCTGATACCTCGAAACATGGCCATTGA
- a CDS encoding S-adenosylmethionine:tRNA ribosyltransferase-isomerase: protein MKTQEIRIEDYNYSLPDERIAKFPLPKRDESKLLLYRNGEISESIFKHITDYLPQNSLMVFNNTRVIQARLLFQKETGARIEIFCLEPIEPHDYALIFQETRRCSWTCLVGNLKKWKEGTLSKTIFIKDEPVVLTADKKKSHGDTHLIEFIWDNEAYTFADILDAAGVLPIPPYLHRETEKSDLQTYQTVYSKIKGSVAAPTAGLHFTPEVLADIDARGIGREEVTLHVGAGTFKPVKSDTIEGHEMHTEFISVRRSSIERIKSNLGNIIAVGTTSVRTLESLYYMGVILDNNPEATSEDLVVKQWMPYDMNNNRLTAERSLQNILDYLDKHDADTLVTATQIIIAPGYEFKIVKGIVTNFHQPKSTLLLLISAFVKGNWKSIYEYALEHDFRFLSYGDSSLLI from the coding sequence ATGAAGACGCAAGAAATACGTATTGAAGATTATAACTATTCGTTACCGGACGAACGAATCGCGAAGTTCCCATTGCCTAAAAGGGACGAGTCCAAACTTTTACTCTACCGTAACGGGGAAATAAGCGAAAGTATCTTTAAGCATATCACGGATTATCTTCCCCAAAACAGCTTGATGGTATTCAATAATACCCGGGTCATACAAGCCCGCCTACTTTTCCAGAAAGAGACCGGCGCACGCATCGAGATTTTCTGTTTGGAGCCCATCGAGCCTCATGATTACGCCTTGATTTTTCAAGAGACCCGACGCTGTAGCTGGACTTGCTTGGTTGGTAACCTTAAGAAATGGAAAGAAGGCACTTTATCCAAAACGATCTTCATTAAGGATGAACCGGTCGTGCTGACAGCGGATAAGAAAAAGTCTCATGGTGACACACATTTGATCGAATTCATTTGGGATAATGAAGCTTATACGTTCGCCGATATCTTGGATGCCGCCGGGGTCTTGCCGATTCCTCCTTATTTGCACAGGGAAACAGAGAAGAGCGACCTACAGACCTATCAAACAGTTTATTCTAAGATAAAAGGCTCCGTCGCCGCACCGACCGCCGGACTTCATTTCACTCCGGAAGTACTTGCCGATATAGATGCTCGGGGCATCGGGCGGGAAGAAGTCACCTTGCATGTCGGAGCGGGTACCTTTAAACCGGTAAAAAGCGACACGATCGAAGGTCACGAGATGCACACGGAATTTATCTCCGTCCGCCGCAGTTCCATCGAACGTATCAAAAGCAACCTTGGAAATATCATCGCCGTAGGAACGACTTCCGTACGGACCTTGGAAAGTCTCTATTACATGGGCGTGATCCTAGATAATAACCCGGAAGCGACTTCCGAAGATCTCGTCGTAAAACAATGGATGCCTTACGACATGAATAACAACCGGCTGACAGCGGAGCGTTCCCTTCAAAACATCCTCGATTATCTGGATAAGCATGATGCGGATACGCTGGTAACGGCTACACAAATCATCATCGCCCCGGGCTATGAGTTCAAGATCGTAAAAGGAATCGTCACCAACTTCCACCAGCCCAAAAGCACCTTGCTCTTGCTGATCTCCGCTTTCGTAAAAGGAAACTGGAAATCCATCTATGAGTATGCCTTAGAGCACGATTTCAGGTTTCTAAGTTATGGGGATAGTTCCTTGTTAATATAG
- a CDS encoding type II toxin-antitoxin system RelE/ParE family toxin, translating into MVEVKWTDFAIQNLNEIGDYIEKKSYTSYASRVVSGLFAAVDVLERFPLAGRMVPEFQDTTIRELIRMNHYRIVYRVVNESRIDILTVHHSARILHASILTRNYPHNLET; encoded by the coding sequence ATGGTTGAAGTAAAATGGACTGATTTTGCGATCCAAAACCTTAATGAAATTGGAGATTATATTGAGAAGAAGAGTTATACCTCGTATGCCTCCCGAGTTGTAAGTGGATTGTTTGCGGCGGTAGATGTTTTAGAACGTTTTCCTTTGGCCGGGCGTATGGTTCCGGAGTTTCAAGATACGACTATAAGAGAGCTTATCCGGATGAATCATTACCGGATTGTTTACAGAGTGGTTAATGAGAGCCGAATAGATATTTTAACTGTTCACCATTCGGCTCGTATTTTACATGCATCTATATTAACAAGGAACTATCCCCATAACTTAGAAACCTGA
- a CDS encoding CYTH domain-containing protein codes for MAIEIERKFLVSGDFLPEAVSSTRIVQGYICSQPGRTVRIRIRGEEGFLTIKGASDEKGLSRYEFEQKIPLVDAERLLELCEPGAIDKVRYLVPRGSHTWEVDVFHGANEGLILAEIELSSEDEPFEKPAWLGKEVSGDRRYYNSMLTKHPFNSSNT; via the coding sequence ATGGCCATTGAGATAGAACGGAAATTCTTGGTCTCCGGTGATTTCTTACCGGAGGCTGTTAGCTCCACCCGTATCGTGCAGGGATATATTTGCTCACAGCCCGGACGTACGGTTCGTATTCGTATCCGGGGAGAGGAGGGATTCCTAACGATCAAAGGCGCTTCGGATGAGAAAGGCTTGAGCCGTTATGAGTTCGAACAAAAGATTCCTCTGGTGGATGCCGAGCGGTTGTTGGAACTTTGCGAGCCGGGTGCGATCGACAAGGTTCGTTATCTGGTTCCCAGAGGCAGCCATACGTGGGAAGTCGATGTTTTCCACGGAGCGAATGAAGGGTTGATCCTTGCGGAGATCGAGTTATCGTCTGAGGACGAGCCTTTTGAGAAACCGGCTTGGCTTGGTAAGGAGGTAAGTGGAGATCGCCGTTATTATAATTCAATGTTGACAAAACATCCTTTTAATAGTTCAAATACATGA
- a CDS encoding OmpA family protein codes for MKAHFTIYVLFLLIVSSLYSCKSAKLSDAEEKQRIGEYYEAAAIYRKVYTKTSPKKRDLRGYIAYRMAECNRLINNTAKATSAYMNAIRYDYPDSTVYLRMGQMLQKTGRYPEAIKNYDIYMENDPSNLLAINGIQGCELAPGWKKNPTRYEVRRMDKFNSRRGEFSPMLAGDKYDQLYFASSRSKDKDAKVSAITGQNNNNLFLVKQDEKGAWLAPVELEDEVNTEYDEGTPSFSPDGNTMYYTYCAQDPEGPRTAEIYISTRSSAKWGKGTRATIVKDSVTALGHPSISPDGKYLYFVSDAVGGFGGKDIFRARVAGNDFGPMENLGEEINTPGDEMFPYVRDSVTLYFASNGHPGMGGLDLFKATQDSTGKWNVENLGAPINSMADDFGITFAGKEERGFFCSNRNDARGYDHIYSFERPTITIFIEGIVNDVDEYPIEDATVRIVGKDGLNVKVPVKKDGTYRVELERDIRYVMMASARGYLNQNYELHTGPEEKNETYIVDFFLSPISKPVVIDNIFYDFDKATLRPESKKALDEMIKMLNDNPNVTIELGAHTDRKGTDQYNERLAQRRAQSVVDYLIAGGIEAARLEAKGYGESVPKTINKKMAKQFDFLKEGDVLTEEFILALPPEQQEIADQINRRTEFKVLRTNYNLF; via the coding sequence ATGAAAGCGCATTTTACTATATATGTTTTATTTTTGCTTATCGTATCTTCCTTGTATTCCTGCAAATCGGCGAAGTTGAGCGATGCCGAGGAGAAGCAGCGTATCGGGGAATACTATGAGGCAGCCGCCATTTATCGTAAAGTTTACACGAAAACATCCCCGAAGAAAAGGGATTTGCGCGGCTATATCGCTTACCGTATGGCCGAATGTAACCGGTTGATCAATAATACGGCGAAAGCGACTAGCGCCTATATGAACGCCATCCGCTATGATTATCCGGATAGTACCGTCTATCTACGCATGGGACAGATGTTACAGAAGACCGGACGTTATCCGGAAGCGATCAAGAACTACGATATCTATATGGAGAACGATCCTAGCAATTTATTAGCCATCAACGGCATACAAGGATGCGAGTTAGCTCCCGGATGGAAAAAGAACCCTACCCGCTACGAGGTAAGGCGCATGGATAAATTCAATTCCCGCCGGGGAGAATTCAGTCCGATGCTGGCTGGAGATAAATACGACCAACTATACTTCGCTTCTTCCCGCTCGAAAGACAAAGACGCGAAAGTTAGCGCCATCACCGGGCAAAATAACAATAACCTCTTCCTTGTCAAGCAAGACGAGAAAGGGGCTTGGCTAGCTCCCGTAGAGCTTGAAGACGAGGTGAATACGGAATACGACGAAGGAACCCCCTCTTTCTCCCCCGATGGAAACACGATGTATTATACCTATTGCGCCCAAGATCCGGAAGGCCCTCGTACCGCCGAGATTTACATATCTACCCGAAGCAGCGCCAAATGGGGAAAAGGAACCCGTGCGACGATCGTAAAAGACTCGGTTACCGCCCTCGGCCATCCTTCCATCTCGCCGGACGGCAAATACTTGTATTTCGTATCCGACGCCGTGGGCGGTTTCGGTGGCAAGGATATTTTCCGTGCCCGGGTAGCGGGAAACGATTTCGGCCCGATGGAGAACCTAGGAGAAGAGATCAACACCCCGGGAGACGAGATGTTCCCGTATGTCCGGGATTCCGTCACCCTTTATTTCGCGTCCAACGGACATCCGGGAATGGGCGGTCTCGATCTGTTCAAGGCCACGCAAGACAGTACAGGGAAGTGGAATGTCGAGAACCTAGGCGCTCCCATCAACTCTATGGCAGACGATTTCGGTATCACCTTCGCCGGAAAAGAGGAACGAGGCTTCTTCTGCTCCAACCGCAACGACGCACGGGGCTATGACCATATATATTCCTTTGAACGGCCTACGATCACCATCTTCATCGAAGGAATCGTAAACGATGTCGATGAATATCCGATCGAGGACGCTACCGTACGCATCGTCGGAAAAGACGGACTGAACGTGAAAGTCCCGGTCAAGAAAGACGGTACCTATCGTGTCGAGTTGGAACGGGACATCCGTTATGTCATGATGGCCAGCGCCCGTGGTTACCTCAACCAGAATTACGAGTTGCATACCGGCCCCGAGGAGAAAAACGAGACGTATATCGTGGATTTCTTTCTCTCTCCGATCAGCAAGCCAGTTGTTATCGATAACATTTTCTACGATTTCGATAAAGCGACCCTTCGTCCGGAATCCAAGAAAGCTTTGGACGAGATGATCAAGATGCTGAACGATAACCCGAACGTAACGATCGAACTGGGTGCCCACACGGACCGGAAAGGTACGGACCAGTATAACGAGCGTTTGGCTCAACGCCGTGCGCAATCGGTCGTGGATTACCTAATAGCGGGAGGTATCGAGGCGGCTCGTCTGGAAGCGAAAGGATATGGAGAAAGCGTTCCCAAGACGATCAACAAGAAGATGGCCAAGCAATTCGATTTCTTGAAGGAAGGCGATGTGCTTACCGAGGAATTCATCCTTGCCCTGCCGCCGGAACAGCAAGAGATCGCCGACCAGATCAACCGCAGAACGGAATTCAAGGTCTTACGTACAAACTATAACTTATTTTGA
- a CDS encoding site-specific integrase produces MAKKKKALKAKEPIKLRAKSLSNGNKSLYLDIYKDGKRTYEFLRLYIIPEVDETAKARNANTLQAANAIKAQKIIELTNDEAGVTKNASRSKMLLIDWMRHYSDHKLKTGQSAAFHIQIDKAIKHLIKYRGDTVTMKEVDKPYCLGFIDYLNNAKRKDGKLMAKVTTAGYFRCLNCALNLAVKEEIIPYNPITKINPDDRIKIPESTREYLTVDEIKLLIASKCINEPTKQAYLFSCFCGLRLGDIQALTWGDVILDGSQYRVKIVMKKTQKTLYLPLSDEALKWMPKRDDAKDTDKIFHLPYATYINVVLKTWAQNSGITKTITFHTARHTFATMMLTLGADLYTTSKLLGHTQVKTTTIYAKIVDKKKDEAVNLVNNVFNK; encoded by the coding sequence ATGGCAAAGAAGAAAAAAGCCCTCAAAGCCAAAGAACCTATCAAGCTAAGGGCAAAAAGTCTATCCAATGGCAATAAAAGCCTCTATTTGGATATTTACAAGGATGGTAAAAGAACTTATGAATTTTTAAGGCTGTATATCATTCCAGAAGTGGACGAAACGGCAAAGGCAAGAAATGCAAATACCTTACAGGCTGCAAACGCTATCAAGGCACAAAAGATTATAGAACTTACAAACGATGAGGCAGGAGTAACAAAAAACGCCTCACGTTCCAAGATGCTTTTGATTGATTGGATGAGGCATTATAGTGACCACAAACTAAAGACGGGGCAAAGTGCCGCTTTTCATATCCAGATAGACAAAGCGATAAAACACCTTATAAAATACAGAGGCGATACCGTTACAATGAAAGAAGTTGATAAGCCTTATTGTTTGGGCTTTATTGACTATCTGAATAACGCCAAAAGGAAAGACGGTAAACTAATGGCTAAAGTAACAACAGCAGGTTATTTTAGATGCTTGAATTGTGCCTTAAACCTTGCTGTAAAAGAAGAAATTATACCTTACAACCCTATCACAAAGATTAATCCAGACGATAGGATTAAGATACCAGAAAGCACACGTGAATATTTGACGGTTGATGAGATTAAATTACTGATAGCCTCCAAGTGCATCAATGAACCCACCAAACAGGCTTATTTGTTCAGTTGCTTTTGTGGTTTAAGATTAGGTGACATACAGGCTTTGACATGGGGCGATGTTATTTTAGACGGTAGCCAATACAGGGTAAAGATTGTAATGAAGAAAACCCAAAAGACTTTGTATTTGCCTTTGTCTGATGAGGCTTTAAAGTGGATGCCCAAACGGGACGATGCAAAGGACACTGATAAAATCTTTCATTTGCCTTATGCAACTTATATCAATGTAGTACTGAAAACGTGGGCACAAAATAGCGGTATCACAAAAACGATAACTTTCCACACCGCTAGGCACACCTTTGCAACTATGATGCTTACTTTAGGGGCTGATTTGTACACAACAAGCAAACTGTTAGGACATACACAGGTGAAAACTACTACCATTTATGCAAAGATAGTGGATAAGAAAAAGGATGAGGCGGTAAACCTTGTAAATAACGTGTTTAACAAATAA